The Oceanispirochaeta sp. M1 genome has a window encoding:
- a CDS encoding glycoside hydrolase family 2 TIM barrel-domain containing protein: protein MNPLFKYSFERQDWCNLDVLERNRIPVRPFYCSYADEKAALSFDRNRSGRYKLLNGLWKFRYMETPFAQDESFESPSFDDSGWEDMTVPSHWQMSGYGAPHYSDAVTPFPIQDVPCIQTDNPTGLYRRNLMIRKEDDMEYILRFDGVESSFHLWVNGHFTGYSQVSRLSAEFDVTPFLSDGENTIAIKVYQFCDGSYLEDQDMWWLAGIFRDVSLMTRPLIHISDYNIESALSENGMDGEITIDMKVENHSLRPEEITINLILKDEQKTLISLYETTNLKPGESARITLGGKVNAIHSWNAEDPYLYSALLSLELPEGTNKEICPLRVGFRRVDQKDGLILVNGKAIRFRGVNRHDWNAKTGRTVTVDQMREDLMQMKQNNINAVRSAHYPNQPAFYDLCDQLGFYVMEEADLECNQTYYCENPDKLSEDPRWRESYLDRIGRMVLRDRNHPSILFWSLGNESGYGENFKAAYNLVKSLDPTRPVHYEEDKDACSADMYSSMYTSHEKMAEIGALKLDKPHIICEYAHSMGNGPGGLMEYWDLFKKYPRLQGGFVWEWKDHSLIKTTDQGIPYYSYGGDYGDTPNSGAFCSDGLVQADGKPTPGLTQLKKALEQVRAENLNMEDGTVRIVNDYDFITLSGMTLRCHVRTAEKILITKEISLPSIPPGEAESIRLFSDQDRREMDGCSDELLIHMEFHRPLSAGEGPTEYWETAFTQFSPPPRRVENKEDTAPVHDKRAEKISVREVNDTLLITAGTTVLEYDRIHGFIKTLRCEEDLLISGGFPMDFWRAPIDNDKNTKLHWQKYQVNKIKPFTASITVSEEEGVIRICAEKIYAPIVMEWSIAVVEILTMNSRGVITLETRGRPSGRLPDSLPRIGMRFEMAEDMTNLQWYGRGPGENYRDSLEGSPLGLYDSTTDESYYPYVVPQEHGNHCDVRWLFIGNNENRGLCIAAQDVLNFSAGHYSREVLEKAAHTCDLVPSLRPILTLDKSHHGLGSASWGPDALPQHTLKPEPFHYIWGLIPGRREEAPHLAKRLRSQLQETEKRIPNQ from the coding sequence ATGAATCCCTTATTTAAATACAGCTTCGAACGGCAGGACTGGTGTAATCTGGATGTTCTTGAAAGAAACCGGATACCTGTCCGCCCGTTCTATTGTTCCTATGCGGATGAAAAAGCCGCTCTCTCCTTCGATAGGAATCGGAGCGGTCGTTATAAACTGCTGAACGGCCTATGGAAATTCCGTTATATGGAGACCCCCTTTGCTCAGGATGAGTCCTTCGAGTCCCCTTCATTCGACGACAGTGGATGGGAAGATATGACAGTCCCCTCACACTGGCAGATGTCCGGATACGGAGCCCCCCACTACAGCGATGCGGTAACACCCTTCCCCATTCAGGATGTCCCCTGTATTCAGACCGATAATCCCACGGGACTCTACCGGCGGAATCTGATGATCCGAAAAGAAGATGACATGGAATACATTCTCCGCTTTGACGGAGTGGAAAGTAGTTTTCATCTCTGGGTCAACGGACATTTTACAGGATACAGTCAAGTAAGCCGGCTCAGTGCTGAATTTGATGTGACTCCCTTCTTATCGGATGGCGAGAATACAATAGCCATAAAGGTTTATCAATTCTGCGACGGGAGTTATCTGGAAGATCAGGATATGTGGTGGCTGGCAGGGATCTTCAGAGACGTCTCTCTCATGACCCGCCCCTTAATCCACATAAGTGATTACAACATTGAATCTGCCCTGTCGGAGAACGGGATGGACGGTGAAATTACAATCGATATGAAGGTTGAGAACCACTCCCTCCGGCCGGAAGAGATCACTATAAACCTGATTCTGAAGGATGAGCAAAAAACACTTATATCCCTATACGAAACAACTAATTTGAAACCAGGTGAATCGGCGAGGATCACCCTGGGAGGAAAGGTAAATGCCATCCATTCCTGGAATGCTGAAGATCCGTATCTTTACAGTGCACTCCTGTCTCTGGAACTACCGGAAGGCACGAACAAAGAGATTTGTCCGCTAAGAGTCGGCTTTCGCAGAGTGGATCAGAAGGACGGACTGATCCTGGTCAACGGTAAAGCCATCCGCTTTAGGGGAGTAAACCGTCATGATTGGAATGCAAAGACAGGAAGGACTGTCACAGTCGATCAGATGAGAGAGGATCTCATGCAAATGAAACAGAACAACATCAATGCGGTCCGTTCGGCTCACTACCCCAATCAGCCGGCTTTTTATGATCTCTGTGACCAGCTGGGTTTCTATGTGATGGAAGAAGCTGACCTCGAGTGTAACCAGACCTATTACTGCGAAAATCCCGATAAACTGAGTGAAGATCCCCGTTGGCGGGAAAGCTATCTGGACCGGATCGGAAGGATGGTACTGAGGGATCGAAACCACCCCTCCATACTCTTCTGGTCCCTGGGAAATGAATCAGGTTACGGAGAGAATTTCAAGGCAGCGTATAATCTGGTCAAGTCTCTCGATCCCACGCGGCCGGTTCATTACGAAGAAGACAAGGACGCCTGTTCGGCCGATATGTATAGTTCCATGTACACAAGTCATGAAAAGATGGCGGAAATAGGAGCCCTTAAACTCGATAAACCCCATATTATCTGTGAATACGCCCATTCCATGGGGAACGGTCCCGGGGGATTGATGGAGTATTGGGATCTTTTTAAAAAGTATCCTCGTCTTCAGGGCGGTTTTGTCTGGGAATGGAAAGACCACTCTCTGATAAAAACCACCGACCAGGGGATTCCCTACTATAGCTATGGAGGAGATTACGGCGATACTCCCAATAGCGGCGCATTCTGTTCCGATGGACTTGTACAGGCCGACGGTAAACCGACTCCGGGACTGACACAGTTGAAAAAGGCTCTTGAACAGGTCCGGGCGGAAAATCTGAATATGGAGGATGGCACTGTCCGGATAGTCAACGATTATGATTTTATCACACTATCGGGAATGACCCTCCGCTGCCATGTCCGGACAGCTGAAAAAATACTGATAACAAAAGAGATCTCCCTGCCGTCGATCCCGCCGGGAGAGGCTGAGAGTATAAGGCTCTTCAGCGATCAGGATCGAAGGGAAATGGACGGCTGTTCCGATGAGCTGCTGATCCATATGGAATTCCACCGTCCTCTATCAGCCGGAGAGGGGCCCACAGAATACTGGGAGACGGCTTTTACTCAATTTTCTCCTCCCCCCCGAAGAGTCGAAAACAAAGAGGATACGGCACCGGTTCACGACAAAAGAGCCGAAAAAATCTCAGTACGCGAGGTAAATGACACCCTCCTTATTACGGCAGGAACCACGGTTCTGGAATACGATCGGATACATGGGTTCATAAAGACACTCCGCTGTGAAGAGGATCTGCTGATTAGCGGCGGATTCCCCATGGATTTCTGGCGGGCCCCGATTGACAATGATAAAAATACGAAACTTCACTGGCAGAAATACCAGGTGAATAAGATTAAACCCTTTACAGCCAGTATCACAGTAAGCGAAGAGGAAGGAGTTATCCGGATCTGCGCCGAAAAAATCTATGCCCCCATCGTCATGGAATGGTCTATTGCCGTAGTGGAGATCCTCACGATGAACTCAAGGGGAGTCATAACTCTGGAAACCCGGGGCCGTCCGTCTGGAAGACTCCCGGACAGCCTCCCCCGTATCGGAATGCGTTTCGAAATGGCGGAAGATATGACAAACCTTCAGTGGTATGGAAGAGGCCCCGGAGAAAACTACAGGGATAGCTTGGAGGGTTCTCCCCTAGGTCTTTATGACAGTACAACGGATGAGAGCTATTACCCCTATGTGGTTCCACAGGAACATGGAAACCACTGTGATGTACGCTGGCTCTTTATCGGGAACAACGAAAACCGGGGACTCTGTATCGCCGCACAGGATGTGCTGAACTTCAGCGCCGGACATTATTCACGGGAGGTTCTGGAGAAGGCTGCACATACCTGTGATCTTGTCCCTTCCCTCCGGCCGATTTTAACCCTGGATAAAAGCCATCATGGTCTGGGAAGTGCCAGTTGGGGCCCGGACGCCCTTCCGCAGCACACACTGAAACCCGAACCATTTCATTATATCTGGGGTCTTATCCCCGGAAGGAGAGAAGAGGCCCCTCATCTGGCGAAAAGGCTACGCTCACAGCTCCAGGAGACAGAAAAAAGGATACCTAATCAATGA